In Electrophorus electricus isolate fEleEle1 chromosome 14, fEleEle1.pri, whole genome shotgun sequence, a single window of DNA contains:
- the arsg gene encoding arylsulfatase G isoform X1: MAEAGFGVLLLFCFLASGLVYYINCPENGNKTETRERPNIIIILADDIGWGDLWTKQSDNTTPWLNMLKLEGKRLTDFHSPASTCSPSRAALLTGRHGLRNGVTHNFAEGSVGGLPLNETTFAQLLHDAGYYTAMIGKWHLGHNGLYNPIHRGFDYYLGIPYSNDMGCTDMPGFNLPSCSPCGKYRSRKHGGCDTKIALPLFENQSILEQPLDLWNLTGQYAKAASRQILTARKRGQPLLLYVALAHMHVPLFHYRLLNVTAKDAYSASLSDMDNLVGSIKLAAEMFSMENTLIWFTGDNGPWEQKCQFAGSAGPFLGRWQTSRGGGSAKKTTWEGGHRVPTVVLWPGRISPNTSSNALLSGLDIFPTVLSLAGVEPPSDRRYDGIDITHVLLHDSDTGHKAWHHSETVSLMHPNSGAAGQFGDLQTVRVGRHKAFYITGSAEACGGAKGKQQMHDPPLIFELSRDVAEGSPLDPSSVEYQAVLREVEREREAVLWDIATDNVSTADYSITQAAFPCCQPHNPVCRCHSVG; this comes from the exons ATGGCAGAAGCTGGATTCGGAGTGCTGCTCTTATTTTGCTTCCTGGCGTCAGGACTGGTGTACTACATTAACTGTCCTGAAAATGGAAATAAGACAGAGACGAGAGAGAGGCCCAATATTATCATTATACTAGCTGATGATATTGGCTGGGGAGATCTCTGGACAAAACAGTCTGACAATACTACACCCTGGCTCAACATGCTAAAGCTGGAAGGCAAAAG GCTTACAGACTTTCACTCGCCTGCCTCGACCTGCTCCCCGTCGCGTGCTGCACTACTGACGGGTAGACACGGCTTGCGCAACGGTGTCACTCACAACTTTGCAGAGGGGTCTGTTGGCGGTCTACCGCTTAACGAGACAACATTTGCTCAGCTCCTGCACGATGCTGGCTATTACACTGCCATGATTG GAAAATGGCACCTTGGACACAATGGTCTCTACAACCCAATCCACAGAG GCTTTGACTATTACCTTGGTATTCCATATAGTAATGATATGGGCTGCACTGACATGCCTGGCTTTAACCTTCCCAGCTGCTCCCCATGTGGAAAATATAGGAG CAGGAAGCATGGAGGATGTGACACTAAGATAGCATTGCCTCTCTTTGAAAACCAGAGTATACTAGAGCAGCCCCTGGACCTTTGGAACCTTACAGGACAGTATGCTAAAGCAGCATCCAGACAGATTTTGACAGCTAG gaAACGGGGGCAGCCCCTTCTCCTCTATGTCGCTCTGGCACATATGCATGTCCCCTTGTTTCATTATCGATTACTAAATGTAACTGCAAAGGATGCCTATTCCGCCAGTCTCAGCGACATGGACAACTTGGTGGGGTCTATAAAGCTTGCAGCTGAGATGTTTAGCATGGAGAACACACTCATATGGTTCACTG GTGATAATGGACCCTGGGAGCAGAAATGCCAGTTTGCAGGGAGTGCTGGGCCTTTTCTAGGAAGGTGGCAAACCAGCAGag GTGGCGGCTCAGCAAAGAAAACCACCTGGGAAGGAGGCCATCGTGTTCCAACAGTGGTTCTTTGGCCAGGCAGAATATCTCCCAACACCAGCAGTAATGCCTTGCTCAG TGGTTTGGACATCTTTCCCACAGTCCTCTCCTTAGCCGGGGTGGAACCACCATCGGACCGGCGTTATGATGGCATTGATATAACACACGTTCTGCTCCATGATTCTGACACGGGACATAAGGCATGGCACCATTCAGAAACTGTG AGCCTCATGCATCCAAACAGCGGGGCAGCAGGGCAGTTTGGGGACCTGCAGACTGTCAGGGTGGGACGTCACAAAGCCTTTTACATCACAG GTAGTGCAGAAGCCTGTGGTGGAGCCAAGGGCAAACAGCAGATGCATGATCCCCCTTTGATTTTTGAGCTGTCCAGGGACGTAGCAGAGGGCTCGCCCCTGGACCCCTCCAGCGTGGAGTACCAGGCCGTCctcagggaggtggagagagagcgggaggcgGTGCTCTGGGATATCGCCACTGACAATGTGTCCACTGCGGATTATAGCATAACACAGGCGGCATTTCCCTGCTGCCAGCCTCACAACCCAGTCTGTCGATGTCATAGTGTGGGCTAG
- the arsg gene encoding arylsulfatase G isoform X4 yields MAEAGFGVLLLFCFLASGLVYYINCPENGNKTETRERPNIIIILADDIGWGDLWTKQSDNTTPWLNMLKLEGKRLTDFHSPASTCSPSRAALLTGRHGLRNGVTHNFAEGSVGGLPLNETTFAQLLHDAGYYTAMIGKWHLGHNGLYNPIHRGFDYYLGIPYSNDMGCTDMPGFNLPSCSPCGKYRRKHGGCDTKIALPLFENQSILEQPLDLWNLTGQYAKAASRQILTARKRGQPLLLYVALAHMHVPLFHYRLLNVTAKDAYSASLSDMDNLVGSIKLAAEMFSMENTLIWFTGDNGPWEQKCQFAGSAGPFLGRWQTSRGGGSAKKTTWEGGHRVPTVVLWPGRISPNTSSNALLSGLDIFPTVLSLAGVEPPSDRRYDGIDITHVLLHDSDTGHKSLMHPNSGAAGQFGDLQTVRVGRHKAFYITGSAEACGGAKGKQQMHDPPLIFELSRDVAEGSPLDPSSVEYQAVLREVEREREAVLWDIATDNVSTADYSITQAAFPCCQPHNPVCRCHSVG; encoded by the exons ATGGCAGAAGCTGGATTCGGAGTGCTGCTCTTATTTTGCTTCCTGGCGTCAGGACTGGTGTACTACATTAACTGTCCTGAAAATGGAAATAAGACAGAGACGAGAGAGAGGCCCAATATTATCATTATACTAGCTGATGATATTGGCTGGGGAGATCTCTGGACAAAACAGTCTGACAATACTACACCCTGGCTCAACATGCTAAAGCTGGAAGGCAAAAG GCTTACAGACTTTCACTCGCCTGCCTCGACCTGCTCCCCGTCGCGTGCTGCACTACTGACGGGTAGACACGGCTTGCGCAACGGTGTCACTCACAACTTTGCAGAGGGGTCTGTTGGCGGTCTACCGCTTAACGAGACAACATTTGCTCAGCTCCTGCACGATGCTGGCTATTACACTGCCATGATTG GAAAATGGCACCTTGGACACAATGGTCTCTACAACCCAATCCACAGAG GCTTTGACTATTACCTTGGTATTCCATATAGTAATGATATGGGCTGCACTGACATGCCTGGCTTTAACCTTCCCAGCTGCTCCCCATGTGGAAAATATAGGAG GAAGCATGGAGGATGTGACACTAAGATAGCATTGCCTCTCTTTGAAAACCAGAGTATACTAGAGCAGCCCCTGGACCTTTGGAACCTTACAGGACAGTATGCTAAAGCAGCATCCAGACAGATTTTGACAGCTAG gaAACGGGGGCAGCCCCTTCTCCTCTATGTCGCTCTGGCACATATGCATGTCCCCTTGTTTCATTATCGATTACTAAATGTAACTGCAAAGGATGCCTATTCCGCCAGTCTCAGCGACATGGACAACTTGGTGGGGTCTATAAAGCTTGCAGCTGAGATGTTTAGCATGGAGAACACACTCATATGGTTCACTG GTGATAATGGACCCTGGGAGCAGAAATGCCAGTTTGCAGGGAGTGCTGGGCCTTTTCTAGGAAGGTGGCAAACCAGCAGag GTGGCGGCTCAGCAAAGAAAACCACCTGGGAAGGAGGCCATCGTGTTCCAACAGTGGTTCTTTGGCCAGGCAGAATATCTCCCAACACCAGCAGTAATGCCTTGCTCAG TGGTTTGGACATCTTTCCCACAGTCCTCTCCTTAGCCGGGGTGGAACCACCATCGGACCGGCGTTATGATGGCATTGATATAACACACGTTCTGCTCCATGATTCTGACACGGGACATAAG AGCCTCATGCATCCAAACAGCGGGGCAGCAGGGCAGTTTGGGGACCTGCAGACTGTCAGGGTGGGACGTCACAAAGCCTTTTACATCACAG GTAGTGCAGAAGCCTGTGGTGGAGCCAAGGGCAAACAGCAGATGCATGATCCCCCTTTGATTTTTGAGCTGTCCAGGGACGTAGCAGAGGGCTCGCCCCTGGACCCCTCCAGCGTGGAGTACCAGGCCGTCctcagggaggtggagagagagcgggaggcgGTGCTCTGGGATATCGCCACTGACAATGTGTCCACTGCGGATTATAGCATAACACAGGCGGCATTTCCCTGCTGCCAGCCTCACAACCCAGTCTGTCGATGTCATAGTGTGGGCTAG
- the arsg gene encoding arylsulfatase G isoform X5 — protein sequence MAEAGFGVLLLFCFLASGLVYYINCPENGNKTETRERPNIIIILADDIGWGDLWTKQSDNTTPWLNMLKLEGKRLTDFHSPASTCSPSRAALLTGKWHLGHNGLYNPIHRGFDYYLGIPYSNDMGCTDMPGFNLPSCSPCGKYRSRKHGGCDTKIALPLFENQSILEQPLDLWNLTGQYAKAASRQILTARKRGQPLLLYVALAHMHVPLFHYRLLNVTAKDAYSASLSDMDNLVGSIKLAAEMFSMENTLIWFTGDNGPWEQKCQFAGSAGPFLGRWQTSRGGGSAKKTTWEGGHRVPTVVLWPGRISPNTSSNALLSGLDIFPTVLSLAGVEPPSDRRYDGIDITHVLLHDSDTGHKAWHHSETVSLMHPNSGAAGQFGDLQTVRVGRHKAFYITGSAEACGGAKGKQQMHDPPLIFELSRDVAEGSPLDPSSVEYQAVLREVEREREAVLWDIATDNVSTADYSITQAAFPCCQPHNPVCRCHSVG from the exons ATGGCAGAAGCTGGATTCGGAGTGCTGCTCTTATTTTGCTTCCTGGCGTCAGGACTGGTGTACTACATTAACTGTCCTGAAAATGGAAATAAGACAGAGACGAGAGAGAGGCCCAATATTATCATTATACTAGCTGATGATATTGGCTGGGGAGATCTCTGGACAAAACAGTCTGACAATACTACACCCTGGCTCAACATGCTAAAGCTGGAAGGCAAAAG GCTTACAGACTTTCACTCGCCTGCCTCGACCTGCTCCCCGTCGCGTGCTGCACTACTGACGG GAAAATGGCACCTTGGACACAATGGTCTCTACAACCCAATCCACAGAG GCTTTGACTATTACCTTGGTATTCCATATAGTAATGATATGGGCTGCACTGACATGCCTGGCTTTAACCTTCCCAGCTGCTCCCCATGTGGAAAATATAGGAG CAGGAAGCATGGAGGATGTGACACTAAGATAGCATTGCCTCTCTTTGAAAACCAGAGTATACTAGAGCAGCCCCTGGACCTTTGGAACCTTACAGGACAGTATGCTAAAGCAGCATCCAGACAGATTTTGACAGCTAG gaAACGGGGGCAGCCCCTTCTCCTCTATGTCGCTCTGGCACATATGCATGTCCCCTTGTTTCATTATCGATTACTAAATGTAACTGCAAAGGATGCCTATTCCGCCAGTCTCAGCGACATGGACAACTTGGTGGGGTCTATAAAGCTTGCAGCTGAGATGTTTAGCATGGAGAACACACTCATATGGTTCACTG GTGATAATGGACCCTGGGAGCAGAAATGCCAGTTTGCAGGGAGTGCTGGGCCTTTTCTAGGAAGGTGGCAAACCAGCAGag GTGGCGGCTCAGCAAAGAAAACCACCTGGGAAGGAGGCCATCGTGTTCCAACAGTGGTTCTTTGGCCAGGCAGAATATCTCCCAACACCAGCAGTAATGCCTTGCTCAG TGGTTTGGACATCTTTCCCACAGTCCTCTCCTTAGCCGGGGTGGAACCACCATCGGACCGGCGTTATGATGGCATTGATATAACACACGTTCTGCTCCATGATTCTGACACGGGACATAAGGCATGGCACCATTCAGAAACTGTG AGCCTCATGCATCCAAACAGCGGGGCAGCAGGGCAGTTTGGGGACCTGCAGACTGTCAGGGTGGGACGTCACAAAGCCTTTTACATCACAG GTAGTGCAGAAGCCTGTGGTGGAGCCAAGGGCAAACAGCAGATGCATGATCCCCCTTTGATTTTTGAGCTGTCCAGGGACGTAGCAGAGGGCTCGCCCCTGGACCCCTCCAGCGTGGAGTACCAGGCCGTCctcagggaggtggagagagagcgggaggcgGTGCTCTGGGATATCGCCACTGACAATGTGTCCACTGCGGATTATAGCATAACACAGGCGGCATTTCCCTGCTGCCAGCCTCACAACCCAGTCTGTCGATGTCATAGTGTGGGCTAG
- the arsg gene encoding arylsulfatase G isoform X2, whose translation MAEAGFGVLLLFCFLASGLVYYINCPENGNKTETRERPNIIIILADDIGWGDLWTKQSDNTTPWLNMLKLEGKRLTDFHSPASTCSPSRAALLTGRHGLRNGVTHNFAEGSVGGLPLNETTFAQLLHDAGYYTAMIGKWHLGHNGLYNPIHRGFDYYLGIPYSNDMGCTDMPGFNLPSCSPCGKYRRKHGGCDTKIALPLFENQSILEQPLDLWNLTGQYAKAASRQILTARKRGQPLLLYVALAHMHVPLFHYRLLNVTAKDAYSASLSDMDNLVGSIKLAAEMFSMENTLIWFTGDNGPWEQKCQFAGSAGPFLGRWQTSRGGGSAKKTTWEGGHRVPTVVLWPGRISPNTSSNALLSGLDIFPTVLSLAGVEPPSDRRYDGIDITHVLLHDSDTGHKAWHHSETVSLMHPNSGAAGQFGDLQTVRVGRHKAFYITGSAEACGGAKGKQQMHDPPLIFELSRDVAEGSPLDPSSVEYQAVLREVEREREAVLWDIATDNVSTADYSITQAAFPCCQPHNPVCRCHSVG comes from the exons ATGGCAGAAGCTGGATTCGGAGTGCTGCTCTTATTTTGCTTCCTGGCGTCAGGACTGGTGTACTACATTAACTGTCCTGAAAATGGAAATAAGACAGAGACGAGAGAGAGGCCCAATATTATCATTATACTAGCTGATGATATTGGCTGGGGAGATCTCTGGACAAAACAGTCTGACAATACTACACCCTGGCTCAACATGCTAAAGCTGGAAGGCAAAAG GCTTACAGACTTTCACTCGCCTGCCTCGACCTGCTCCCCGTCGCGTGCTGCACTACTGACGGGTAGACACGGCTTGCGCAACGGTGTCACTCACAACTTTGCAGAGGGGTCTGTTGGCGGTCTACCGCTTAACGAGACAACATTTGCTCAGCTCCTGCACGATGCTGGCTATTACACTGCCATGATTG GAAAATGGCACCTTGGACACAATGGTCTCTACAACCCAATCCACAGAG GCTTTGACTATTACCTTGGTATTCCATATAGTAATGATATGGGCTGCACTGACATGCCTGGCTTTAACCTTCCCAGCTGCTCCCCATGTGGAAAATATAGGAG GAAGCATGGAGGATGTGACACTAAGATAGCATTGCCTCTCTTTGAAAACCAGAGTATACTAGAGCAGCCCCTGGACCTTTGGAACCTTACAGGACAGTATGCTAAAGCAGCATCCAGACAGATTTTGACAGCTAG gaAACGGGGGCAGCCCCTTCTCCTCTATGTCGCTCTGGCACATATGCATGTCCCCTTGTTTCATTATCGATTACTAAATGTAACTGCAAAGGATGCCTATTCCGCCAGTCTCAGCGACATGGACAACTTGGTGGGGTCTATAAAGCTTGCAGCTGAGATGTTTAGCATGGAGAACACACTCATATGGTTCACTG GTGATAATGGACCCTGGGAGCAGAAATGCCAGTTTGCAGGGAGTGCTGGGCCTTTTCTAGGAAGGTGGCAAACCAGCAGag GTGGCGGCTCAGCAAAGAAAACCACCTGGGAAGGAGGCCATCGTGTTCCAACAGTGGTTCTTTGGCCAGGCAGAATATCTCCCAACACCAGCAGTAATGCCTTGCTCAG TGGTTTGGACATCTTTCCCACAGTCCTCTCCTTAGCCGGGGTGGAACCACCATCGGACCGGCGTTATGATGGCATTGATATAACACACGTTCTGCTCCATGATTCTGACACGGGACATAAGGCATGGCACCATTCAGAAACTGTG AGCCTCATGCATCCAAACAGCGGGGCAGCAGGGCAGTTTGGGGACCTGCAGACTGTCAGGGTGGGACGTCACAAAGCCTTTTACATCACAG GTAGTGCAGAAGCCTGTGGTGGAGCCAAGGGCAAACAGCAGATGCATGATCCCCCTTTGATTTTTGAGCTGTCCAGGGACGTAGCAGAGGGCTCGCCCCTGGACCCCTCCAGCGTGGAGTACCAGGCCGTCctcagggaggtggagagagagcgggaggcgGTGCTCTGGGATATCGCCACTGACAATGTGTCCACTGCGGATTATAGCATAACACAGGCGGCATTTCCCTGCTGCCAGCCTCACAACCCAGTCTGTCGATGTCATAGTGTGGGCTAG
- the arsg gene encoding arylsulfatase G isoform X3, with product MAEAGFGVLLLFCFLASGLVYYINCPENGNKTETRERPNIIIILADDIGWGDLWTKQSDNTTPWLNMLKLEGKRLTDFHSPASTCSPSRAALLTGRHGLRNGVTHNFAEGSVGGLPLNETTFAQLLHDAGYYTAMIGKWHLGHNGLYNPIHRGFDYYLGIPYSNDMGCTDMPGFNLPSCSPCGKYRSRKHGGCDTKIALPLFENQSILEQPLDLWNLTGQYAKAASRQILTARKRGQPLLLYVALAHMHVPLFHYRLLNVTAKDAYSASLSDMDNLVGSIKLAAEMFSMENTLIWFTGDNGPWEQKCQFAGSAGPFLGRWQTSRGGGSAKKTTWEGGHRVPTVVLWPGRISPNTSSNALLSGLDIFPTVLSLAGVEPPSDRRYDGIDITHVLLHDSDTGHKSLMHPNSGAAGQFGDLQTVRVGRHKAFYITGSAEACGGAKGKQQMHDPPLIFELSRDVAEGSPLDPSSVEYQAVLREVEREREAVLWDIATDNVSTADYSITQAAFPCCQPHNPVCRCHSVG from the exons ATGGCAGAAGCTGGATTCGGAGTGCTGCTCTTATTTTGCTTCCTGGCGTCAGGACTGGTGTACTACATTAACTGTCCTGAAAATGGAAATAAGACAGAGACGAGAGAGAGGCCCAATATTATCATTATACTAGCTGATGATATTGGCTGGGGAGATCTCTGGACAAAACAGTCTGACAATACTACACCCTGGCTCAACATGCTAAAGCTGGAAGGCAAAAG GCTTACAGACTTTCACTCGCCTGCCTCGACCTGCTCCCCGTCGCGTGCTGCACTACTGACGGGTAGACACGGCTTGCGCAACGGTGTCACTCACAACTTTGCAGAGGGGTCTGTTGGCGGTCTACCGCTTAACGAGACAACATTTGCTCAGCTCCTGCACGATGCTGGCTATTACACTGCCATGATTG GAAAATGGCACCTTGGACACAATGGTCTCTACAACCCAATCCACAGAG GCTTTGACTATTACCTTGGTATTCCATATAGTAATGATATGGGCTGCACTGACATGCCTGGCTTTAACCTTCCCAGCTGCTCCCCATGTGGAAAATATAGGAG CAGGAAGCATGGAGGATGTGACACTAAGATAGCATTGCCTCTCTTTGAAAACCAGAGTATACTAGAGCAGCCCCTGGACCTTTGGAACCTTACAGGACAGTATGCTAAAGCAGCATCCAGACAGATTTTGACAGCTAG gaAACGGGGGCAGCCCCTTCTCCTCTATGTCGCTCTGGCACATATGCATGTCCCCTTGTTTCATTATCGATTACTAAATGTAACTGCAAAGGATGCCTATTCCGCCAGTCTCAGCGACATGGACAACTTGGTGGGGTCTATAAAGCTTGCAGCTGAGATGTTTAGCATGGAGAACACACTCATATGGTTCACTG GTGATAATGGACCCTGGGAGCAGAAATGCCAGTTTGCAGGGAGTGCTGGGCCTTTTCTAGGAAGGTGGCAAACCAGCAGag GTGGCGGCTCAGCAAAGAAAACCACCTGGGAAGGAGGCCATCGTGTTCCAACAGTGGTTCTTTGGCCAGGCAGAATATCTCCCAACACCAGCAGTAATGCCTTGCTCAG TGGTTTGGACATCTTTCCCACAGTCCTCTCCTTAGCCGGGGTGGAACCACCATCGGACCGGCGTTATGATGGCATTGATATAACACACGTTCTGCTCCATGATTCTGACACGGGACATAAG AGCCTCATGCATCCAAACAGCGGGGCAGCAGGGCAGTTTGGGGACCTGCAGACTGTCAGGGTGGGACGTCACAAAGCCTTTTACATCACAG GTAGTGCAGAAGCCTGTGGTGGAGCCAAGGGCAAACAGCAGATGCATGATCCCCCTTTGATTTTTGAGCTGTCCAGGGACGTAGCAGAGGGCTCGCCCCTGGACCCCTCCAGCGTGGAGTACCAGGCCGTCctcagggaggtggagagagagcgggaggcgGTGCTCTGGGATATCGCCACTGACAATGTGTCCACTGCGGATTATAGCATAACACAGGCGGCATTTCCCTGCTGCCAGCCTCACAACCCAGTCTGTCGATGTCATAGTGTGGGCTAG